A section of the Roseomonas marmotae genome encodes:
- the glgB gene encoding 1,4-alpha-glucan branching protein GlgB, whose amino-acid sequence MADQHLDPGAISALVEARHGDPFSVLGPQETGHGRELRVMMPGAMGVQAVSGDQVTTLRPVHEAGLFAGMIPPGPYVLRIDWGNGEIQETEDPYSFGLLLSDFDLYLLSEGTHQDIASCLGAQPMTIDGAPGVRFAVWAPNARRVSVVGDFNSWDGRRNPMRKRYEAGIWELFIPRLAPGAVYKYELLGPQGNLLPLKSDPFAWQVEPPPATASVVADVAAIPVPPRRSRPVNHVVEPISVYEVHASSWARGDGNMALGWEELGDKLIPYAVEMGFTHLEFLPIMAHPFGGSWGYQPLGQFAPHAPFGPPEHFARMVQRCHEAGLGVILDWVPAHFPSDQHGLAMFDGTPLYEHSDPKEGFHRDWNTLIYNLGRREVRNLLIGSALHWLERYGVDGLRVDAVASMLYRDYSRNEGEWVPNIYGGRENLESIAFLQELSRVIQQRCPDRLLIAEESTAFPGVTRKADEGGLGFDFKWNMGWMHDTLHYMQTDPLYRRHHHGEMTFGLVYAFSEKFMLPLSHDEVVHGKGSLLGKMPGDEWQKFANLRAYFGFMWTHPGKKLLFMGGEIAQEREWNHDRGLDWYLLDDPRHAGVQRLVRDLNRLYRQIPALYQRDSSPEGFAWSVIDDAANSVFAYIRMGEEGETPVLVVCNFTPVPREGYTVGVPVAGEWKEIFNSDAAIYGGSNLGNGGLVRGAEEASHGHPASLTLTLPPLATIILTPAG is encoded by the coding sequence GCCCGGTGCATGAGGCCGGGCTCTTCGCCGGCATGATCCCGCCCGGGCCCTATGTGCTGCGCATCGACTGGGGCAATGGCGAGATCCAGGAGACGGAGGACCCGTATTCCTTCGGGCTGCTGCTAAGCGACTTCGACCTCTATCTGCTCAGTGAAGGCACGCACCAGGATATCGCCAGCTGCCTTGGCGCCCAGCCCATGACCATCGACGGCGCCCCCGGCGTCCGCTTCGCGGTCTGGGCGCCGAATGCGCGGCGCGTCTCGGTGGTCGGCGATTTCAACTCCTGGGACGGCCGCCGCAACCCCATGCGGAAGCGGTATGAGGCCGGGATCTGGGAATTGTTCATCCCCCGCCTCGCCCCTGGCGCCGTCTACAAATACGAGCTGCTGGGCCCGCAGGGCAATCTGCTGCCGCTGAAATCCGACCCCTTCGCCTGGCAGGTGGAACCGCCGCCCGCCACCGCCTCCGTGGTGGCCGATGTCGCTGCCATCCCAGTGCCGCCGCGCCGCAGCCGGCCGGTCAACCATGTCGTCGAGCCTATCTCGGTCTATGAGGTGCACGCCTCATCCTGGGCGCGCGGCGACGGCAACATGGCGCTGGGGTGGGAGGAGCTGGGCGACAAGCTTATCCCCTATGCCGTGGAGATGGGCTTCACCCATCTCGAGTTCCTGCCGATCATGGCGCATCCCTTCGGCGGCTCCTGGGGCTACCAGCCGCTGGGGCAGTTCGCGCCGCATGCGCCCTTCGGCCCCCCCGAGCATTTCGCCCGCATGGTGCAGCGCTGCCATGAGGCGGGGCTCGGGGTCATCCTGGACTGGGTGCCGGCGCATTTCCCGTCCGACCAGCACGGCCTCGCCATGTTCGACGGCACGCCGCTCTACGAGCATTCCGACCCGAAGGAAGGCTTCCACAGGGACTGGAACACCCTCATCTACAATCTTGGCCGGCGGGAGGTGCGGAACCTGCTGATCGGCAGCGCGCTGCACTGGCTGGAACGCTACGGCGTGGACGGGCTGCGCGTCGACGCCGTGGCGTCGATGCTCTACCGCGACTACAGCCGCAACGAAGGCGAATGGGTGCCCAACATCTATGGCGGGCGCGAGAATCTGGAGAGCATCGCCTTCCTGCAGGAACTCTCCCGCGTCATCCAGCAGCGCTGCCCGGACCGCCTGCTGATCGCGGAGGAGAGCACTGCCTTCCCGGGCGTCACCCGCAAGGCGGATGAGGGCGGGCTCGGCTTCGACTTCAAATGGAACATGGGGTGGATGCACGACACGCTCCACTACATGCAGACCGACCCGCTCTATCGCCGCCACCACCATGGCGAGATGACCTTCGGCCTGGTCTATGCCTTCTCCGAGAAGTTCATGCTCCCGCTGTCACATGACGAGGTGGTACACGGGAAAGGCTCCCTGCTCGGCAAGATGCCGGGCGACGAATGGCAGAAATTCGCCAATCTCCGCGCCTATTTCGGCTTCATGTGGACCCATCCCGGCAAGAAGCTGCTCTTCATGGGCGGAGAGATCGCGCAGGAGCGGGAATGGAACCACGACCGCGGCCTCGACTGGTACCTGCTGGACGACCCGCGCCATGCCGGCGTGCAGCGCCTGGTGCGCGACCTCAACCGGCTCTACCGGCAGATCCCCGCCCTGTATCAGCGGGACAGCTCGCCGGAAGGCTTCGCCTGGTCGGTCATCGATGACGCCGCCAACAGCGTCTTCGCCTATATCCGCATGGGCGAGGAGGGCGAGACGCCGGTGCTGGTGGTCTGCAACTTCACGCCGGTCCCGCGGGAAGGCTATACCGTCGGCGTGCCCGTGGCGGGCGAGTGGAAGGAGATCTTCAACTCCGACGCCGCCATCTACGGTGGCAGCAATCTGGGCAATGGCGGCCTGGTGCGGGGGGCCGAGGAAGCCTCCCATGGCCATCCGGCGTCCCTGACCCTGACCCTGCCGCCGCTGGCCACGATCATCCTGACGCCTGCGGGGTAA
- the glgX gene encoding glycogen debranching protein GlgX, whose protein sequence is MPLLADRLLPGRPDPLGATWDGLGVNFALFSAHAEKVELCVFDAAGRKEVARLELPECTDEVFHGYLPEVRPGLIYGYRAYGPYRPEHGHRFNPNKLLLDPYARQLQGSLRWTDALNGYRAHTGRTDLSFDRRDSAAAMPKAIVTDDAFNWGDDRPPAVPWDRTLIYETHLRGLTVLRDDLAPRERGTFAALADPRVIEHLQKLGVTAVELLPVQAFLQDRFLVEKGLRNYWGYSPLSYFAPEPRYLSQGSTDEIRVAIRRLHAAGLEVILDVVYNHTCEADEMGPTLSWRGIDNASYYRLRPGDERRYIDETGCGNTVNLSHPRVLQMVMDSLRYWATSFRVDGFRFDLGTTLGREGTGFDPGSGFFDAIRQDPVLSRLKLITEPWDIGPGGYQLGNHPPGFSEWNDRFRDDIRRFWRGDAGARPDLAARLAGSSELFDRRRRRPWASINFVSSHDGFTLQDLVSFTEKNNLRNGEHNRDGHDEDFSANWGVEGPTRDIVILAQRERIKRAMLMTLLVSHGTPMLLGGDEFGRTQQGNNNAYCQDNDISWFDWSMAASEDGIELSQFFARAAALRRAHPTLRSARFLHGQDMPLPGVADLAWFDEHGAAMRPEVWGDAEGRVLAMRRAAAVEGGVEVTLLLVNGSPEARLFTLPRPALPGGTHWRMVLDSAEPKAQARVVQRATERVERQSARLLVAFVGQEDADPA, encoded by the coding sequence TTGCCATTGCTTGCTGACCGGCTTCTGCCGGGAAGGCCCGATCCACTTGGGGCCACCTGGGACGGGTTGGGGGTGAATTTCGCCCTCTTCTCCGCCCATGCGGAGAAAGTCGAACTCTGCGTCTTCGATGCCGCCGGCCGGAAGGAGGTCGCGCGGCTCGAACTTCCGGAATGCACGGACGAGGTCTTCCACGGCTATCTGCCGGAGGTGCGGCCCGGCCTGATCTATGGCTACCGCGCCTATGGTCCGTACCGGCCGGAACATGGGCACCGCTTCAATCCCAACAAGCTGCTGCTCGACCCCTACGCCCGGCAGTTGCAGGGCAGCCTGCGCTGGACGGATGCGCTCAACGGCTACCGCGCGCATACCGGCCGCACCGACCTCAGCTTTGACCGGCGGGATTCCGCGGCAGCCATGCCCAAGGCCATCGTCACGGACGACGCCTTCAACTGGGGCGACGACCGCCCGCCCGCCGTGCCCTGGGACCGCACGCTGATCTACGAGACGCATCTGCGCGGCCTCACGGTGTTGCGCGACGACCTGGCGCCGCGGGAGCGCGGCACCTTCGCGGCACTGGCCGACCCGCGGGTCATCGAGCACCTCCAGAAGCTCGGCGTCACGGCGGTGGAACTGCTGCCGGTGCAGGCGTTCCTGCAGGACCGTTTCCTGGTGGAGAAGGGCCTGAGGAACTACTGGGGCTATTCCCCCCTCTCCTATTTCGCGCCGGAGCCACGCTACCTCTCCCAGGGCTCGACGGATGAGATCCGCGTCGCCATCCGCCGCCTGCATGCCGCGGGCCTGGAGGTGATCCTGGACGTTGTCTACAACCACACCTGCGAAGCCGATGAGATGGGCCCCACCCTCTCCTGGCGCGGCATCGACAATGCCAGCTACTACCGCCTGCGGCCCGGCGACGAGCGGCGCTATATCGACGAGACCGGCTGCGGCAATACCGTCAACCTCTCGCACCCCCGGGTGCTGCAGATGGTGATGGACAGCTTGCGCTATTGGGCCACCTCCTTCCGCGTCGACGGCTTCCGCTTCGATCTCGGCACCACCCTGGGACGGGAGGGCACGGGCTTCGATCCCGGCTCCGGCTTCTTCGACGCCATCCGGCAGGACCCCGTGCTGTCGCGGCTGAAGCTCATCACCGAGCCCTGGGATATCGGCCCGGGCGGCTATCAGCTCGGCAACCACCCGCCCGGCTTCTCGGAATGGAACGATCGCTTCCGCGACGACATCCGCCGTTTCTGGCGCGGTGATGCCGGCGCGCGGCCCGATCTTGCCGCCCGCCTCGCCGGCTCATCCGAACTGTTCGACCGCCGCCGTCGCCGGCCCTGGGCCAGCATCAACTTCGTCTCCTCGCATGACGGCTTTACGCTGCAGGACCTCGTCTCCTTCACCGAGAAGAACAACCTGCGCAACGGCGAGCACAACCGCGACGGCCATGACGAGGATTTCTCCGCCAACTGGGGCGTGGAGGGCCCGACCCGGGATATCGTCATCCTGGCGCAGCGGGAGCGGATCAAGCGCGCCATGCTGATGACGCTGCTGGTCAGCCACGGCACGCCCATGCTGCTGGGTGGGGATGAGTTCGGCCGGACGCAGCAGGGCAACAACAATGCCTATTGCCAGGACAATGACATCTCCTGGTTTGACTGGAGCATGGCGGCGAGCGAGGACGGCATCGAGCTCTCGCAGTTCTTCGCCCGGGCCGCCGCGCTGCGCCGCGCGCATCCCACCCTGCGTAGCGCCCGCTTCCTGCACGGCCAGGACATGCCGCTGCCCGGCGTCGCCGATCTCGCCTGGTTCGACGAGCATGGGGCGGCCATGCGCCCGGAAGTCTGGGGCGACGCGGAAGGGCGCGTGCTGGCCATGCGCCGCGCCGCCGCCGTCGAGGGCGGCGTGGAGGTCACGCTGCTGCTGGTAAACGGCTCGCCCGAGGCGCGCCTCTTCACGCTGCCCCGGCCGGCACTGCCCGGCGGCACGCACTGGCGGATGGTGCTGGACAGCGCGGAACCCAAGGCCCAGGCGCGCGTTGTCCAACGCGCGACGGAGCGTGTGGAGCGGCAGTCCGCCCGGCTGCTGGTGGCCTTCGTCGGGCAAGAGGATGCGGACCCGGCATGA